The following coding sequences are from one Ancylobacter sp. TS-1 window:
- a CDS encoding homoserine dehydrogenase, with protein MAPPLKIGIAGLGTVGAGVVRMLARRGDEIAARIGRPVEVVAVSARDRNRNRDCDLAGVRWYTDAVELARDPDIDVFVELIGGPDGIAKAAVEAAIAAGHDVVTANKALLAHHGVALARAAEVKGVGIHFEAAVAGGIPVIKTLREALLGNELNRVSGILNGTCNYILTRMQEEGLSFDICLDQAQQLGYAEADPTFDVDGFDTAHKLALLASLAFGVQPDPEAIHIEGIRSITLADIEAADELGYRIKLLGVAARTGGAVELRVHPTMVPKHWPIAQVSGVTNAVAIDGDAVALTLVGPGAGGDATASAVVADLCDIAAGRGGVPFGRRAETLRAAEKAAIQRHEGGYYIRLAALDRPGTAAAIARHMAEQNISLESIMQHRRGRPHGGERAESAEDPAPVVLITYATTEDAVRRAIAAIDLDGVIASPPQVIRIEKD; from the coding sequence ATGGCGCCGCCGCTTAAAATTGGCATCGCCGGCCTCGGTACGGTCGGCGCGGGCGTGGTGCGCATGCTGGCCCGCCGTGGCGATGAGATCGCGGCACGTATCGGCCGGCCGGTCGAGGTGGTGGCGGTGAGCGCGCGCGATCGCAACCGCAACCGGGACTGCGACCTTGCCGGCGTGCGCTGGTACACTGACGCGGTCGAACTGGCGCGCGATCCTGACATCGACGTCTTCGTCGAGCTGATCGGCGGGCCGGACGGCATCGCCAAGGCGGCCGTGGAGGCCGCCATCGCGGCCGGCCATGACGTCGTCACCGCCAACAAGGCGCTGCTGGCCCATCATGGCGTCGCGCTCGCCCGCGCAGCGGAGGTGAAGGGCGTCGGCATCCATTTCGAGGCGGCTGTCGCGGGCGGCATTCCGGTTATCAAGACGCTGCGCGAGGCACTGCTCGGCAATGAGCTGAACCGCGTCTCCGGCATCCTGAACGGCACCTGCAACTACATCCTCACCCGGATGCAGGAGGAGGGGCTCTCCTTCGACATCTGTCTCGATCAGGCCCAGCAGCTCGGCTATGCCGAGGCCGACCCGACCTTCGACGTCGACGGCTTCGACACCGCGCACAAGCTGGCGCTGCTCGCCTCGCTCGCCTTCGGCGTGCAGCCGGACCCCGAGGCGATCCATATCGAGGGCATCCGCTCCATCACGCTCGCCGACATCGAGGCGGCGGACGAGCTTGGCTACCGCATCAAGCTGCTTGGCGTTGCCGCCCGCACCGGCGGCGCGGTCGAACTGCGGGTGCATCCGACCATGGTGCCTAAACATTGGCCAATCGCGCAGGTCTCCGGCGTCACCAATGCGGTGGCGATCGACGGCGACGCGGTGGCGCTGACGCTGGTCGGCCCGGGTGCCGGCGGCGACGCGACCGCCTCGGCGGTGGTCGCGGATCTGTGCGATATCGCGGCCGGGCGCGGCGGCGTGCCCTTCGGCCGCCGGGCCGAAACTCTCCGCGCGGCGGAGAAGGCCGCAATCCAGCGTCATGAAGGTGGGTATTATATCCGCCTGGCGGCGCTCGACCGGCCTGGAACGGCGGCAGCCATTGCCCGCCATATGGCCGAGCAGAACATTTCGCTCGAGTCCATAATGCAGCACCGACGCGGTCGTCCCCATGGCGGGGAGCGCGCGGAGAGCGCGGAGGATCCGGCACCGGTGGTGCTGATCACCTACGCCACCACTGAGGACGCGGTGCGCCGCGCGATCGCCGCCATCGATCTCGATGGCGTGATCGCGTCGCCGCCGCAGGTGATACGGATCGAGAAGGACTGA
- the glpX gene encoding class II fructose-bisphosphatase, translating into MAEEITVKAGQALERILTLELVRVTERAAVASASLRGRGDEKAADKAAVDAMRRELNRLPIAGRIVIGEGERDEAPMLFIGEEVGTGKGPAVDIAVDPLEGTTLCAKDMPGSIAVMAMAEGGTLLYAPDVYMEKIAIGPGYPKGTIDIDASPEDNIHSLAKAKGVKPSEIAALILDRPRHAAIIEAVRRTGAAVQLITDGDVAGVIHTTNPDETGVDIYLGTGGAPEGVLAAAALRCIGGEMYTRLILDTEEKRERAKKMGISDPKKIYTITDMVRGDCLIAATGVTTGNLLKGVKYDKGVVKTHTVVMRSATGTVRWIEAEHRDLSKFHLG; encoded by the coding sequence ATGGCGGAAGAGATTACGGTCAAGGCGGGCCAGGCGCTCGAGCGCATCCTGACGCTGGAACTGGTGCGCGTCACCGAGCGCGCGGCGGTGGCCTCGGCGAGCCTGCGCGGGCGCGGCGACGAGAAGGCCGCCGACAAGGCGGCGGTGGACGCCATGCGCCGCGAGCTGAACCGCCTGCCGATCGCCGGCCGCATCGTCATCGGCGAGGGCGAGCGCGACGAGGCGCCGATGCTGTTCATCGGCGAGGAAGTCGGCACCGGCAAGGGCCCCGCCGTCGACATCGCCGTCGACCCGCTGGAGGGCACCACCCTCTGCGCCAAGGACATGCCGGGCTCCATCGCGGTGATGGCCATGGCCGAGGGCGGCACGCTGCTCTACGCGCCGGACGTCTACATGGAGAAGATCGCCATCGGCCCGGGCTATCCCAAGGGCACGATCGATATCGACGCCTCGCCCGAGGACAACATCCACTCGCTGGCCAAGGCCAAGGGCGTGAAGCCCTCGGAGATCGCGGCGCTGATCCTCGACCGGCCGCGCCATGCCGCCATCATTGAGGCGGTGCGCCGGACCGGCGCGGCGGTGCAGCTGATCACCGACGGCGACGTCGCCGGCGTGATCCACACCACCAATCCTGACGAGACCGGGGTCGACATCTATCTCGGCACCGGCGGCGCCCCCGAGGGCGTTCTCGCGGCGGCGGCCCTGCGCTGCATCGGCGGCGAGATGTACACCCGCCTGATCCTCGACACCGAGGAGAAGCGCGAGCGCGCCAAGAAGATGGGCATTTCCGATCCGAAGAAGATCTACACCATCACCGACATGGTGCGCGGCGACTGCCTGATCGCGGCGACGGGCGTGACTACCGGCAATCTGCTCAAGGGCGTGAAGTATGACAAGGGCGTGGTGAAGACCCACACCGTTGTCATGCGCTCCGCCACCGGCACGGTGCGCTGGATCGAGGCCGAGCACCGCGACCTCTCCAAGTTCCATCTGGGCTGA
- a CDS encoding alpha/beta hydrolase, protein MLNLSLLGRLDFRHVAPTRPALPPGRHDLGLFDTRDYVLIVPEGIDPARPTPLMVLFHGGGGSAEKILPIMRRHAEEHGFLLLVPQSLLPTWDIVIAGNGPDLERLGTGLAEVASRFALDPAHLAFAGHSDGGSYSLSTGLSNGRIVTHILAFSAGFMTVLAQEGAPKVFIAHGQNDTQTPIHTAGRSHAAKLRPAGYELTYIEHPGPHASQPDMVKLGVDYFLKDVARAG, encoded by the coding sequence ATGCTGAACCTCTCGCTGCTTGGCCGGCTCGACTTCCGGCATGTCGCCCCGACCCGGCCCGCGCTCCCGCCCGGCCGGCACGATCTCGGCCTGTTCGACACGCGCGACTATGTGCTGATCGTGCCGGAAGGCATCGACCCAGCGCGGCCTACGCCGCTGATGGTGCTGTTCCACGGCGGCGGCGGCAGCGCCGAGAAGATCCTGCCGATCATGCGCCGGCACGCGGAGGAACACGGCTTCCTGCTGCTGGTGCCGCAGTCGCTGCTGCCGACCTGGGACATCGTCATCGCCGGCAACGGGCCGGACCTCGAGCGGCTCGGCACCGGGCTGGCCGAGGTGGCCTCGCGCTTCGCGCTCGACCCGGCGCATCTCGCCTTCGCCGGACACTCGGACGGGGGCAGCTACTCGCTCTCCACCGGGCTCAGCAACGGGCGGATCGTCACCCACATCCTCGCCTTCTCCGCCGGCTTCATGACCGTGCTGGCACAGGAAGGCGCGCCGAAAGTGTTCATCGCCCACGGCCAGAACGACACCCAGACGCCGATACACACCGCCGGCCGCTCGCACGCCGCCAAGCTGCGCCCGGCGGGCTATGAGCTGACCTATATCGAGCATCCCGGCCCGCATGCCTCGCAGCCGGACATGGTGAAGCTCGGGGTGGACTATTTCCTGAAGGACGTGGCCAGGGCGGGGTGA
- a CDS encoding LL-diaminopimelate aminotransferase, with protein sequence MTDFHRIRRLPPYVFEQVNRVKATARNGGADIVDLGMGNPDLDAPAHVVDKLKETIGRPRTDRYSASKGIPGLRRAQAAYYERRFGVKLNPDTQVVATLGSKEGFANMAQAITAPGDVILVPNPSYPIHAFGFLMAGAAIRSVPCEPGPEFFHALERAVAHSIPSPLALVLCYPSNPTAQVADLDFYRDVVAFAKKHDLIVLSDLAYSEVYFDDNPPPSVLQVPGAMDVTVEFTSMSKTFSMAGWRMGFAVGNDRLIAALARVKSYLDYGAYTPIQVAATAALNGPQDCIAEMRSVYRKRRDALVDSFGKAGWDIPVPTASMFAWAPIPEKFRHLRSLEFSKLLIEKADVAVAPGVGFGEHGDEYVRIALVENEQRIRQAARNIRRFLETGAETLHNVVPLAAAR encoded by the coding sequence ATGACCGACTTCCATCGTATCCGCCGGCTGCCTCCCTATGTCTTCGAGCAGGTGAACCGCGTGAAGGCTACCGCCCGCAACGGCGGTGCCGACATCGTGGACCTCGGCATGGGCAACCCGGATCTCGATGCCCCGGCCCATGTGGTGGATAAGCTCAAGGAGACCATCGGCCGGCCGCGCACCGACCGCTATTCGGCTTCCAAGGGCATTCCCGGCCTGCGCCGCGCGCAGGCGGCCTATTACGAGCGTCGTTTCGGGGTGAAGCTGAACCCGGACACCCAGGTCGTGGCCACGCTCGGCTCCAAGGAAGGCTTCGCCAACATGGCGCAGGCGATCACCGCCCCCGGCGACGTGATCCTTGTGCCCAATCCCAGCTACCCGATCCACGCCTTCGGCTTCCTGATGGCGGGGGCGGCGATCCGCTCGGTGCCCTGCGAGCCGGGGCCAGAGTTTTTCCACGCGCTGGAGCGCGCGGTGGCGCACTCGATTCCCTCGCCGCTGGCGCTGGTTCTCTGCTACCCGTCCAACCCCACCGCGCAGGTGGCAGACCTCGATTTCTACCGCGACGTCGTCGCCTTCGCGAAGAAGCACGACCTGATCGTGCTGTCCGACCTCGCCTATTCCGAAGTCTATTTCGACGACAACCCGCCGCCCTCGGTGCTGCAGGTGCCCGGCGCGATGGATGTGACGGTGGAATTCACCTCCATGTCGAAGACCTTCTCCATGGCGGGCTGGCGCATGGGTTTCGCGGTCGGTAATGACCGGCTGATCGCGGCGCTGGCGCGGGTGAAGTCCTATCTCGACTACGGCGCGTATACCCCGATTCAGGTCGCCGCGACCGCCGCGCTGAACGGCCCGCAGGACTGCATCGCCGAGATGCGCAGCGTCTATCGGAAGCGCCGCGACGCGCTGGTCGACAGTTTCGGCAAGGCCGGCTGGGACATTCCGGTGCCGACCGCCTCCATGTTCGCCTGGGCGCCCATCCCGGAGAAGTTCCGTCATCTGCGCAGCCTCGAATTCTCCAAGCTGCTGATCGAGAAGGCGGACGTGGCGGTGGCGCCGGGCGTCGGCTTCGGCGAGCACGGCGACGAATATGTGCGCATCGCCCTTGTGGAGAATGAGCAGCGGATCCGCCAGGCGGCACGCAATATCCGCCGCTTCCTTGAAACGGGCGCGGAAACATTGCACAACGTCGTCCCTCTCGCCGCGGCGCGCTGA
- the phaC gene encoding class I poly(R)-hydroxyalkanoic acid synthase → MMEEGGRAMAAYLRPREDGRIKDDVAEDLADVAKTIGNVAEYWLADPQRTVEAQSRLIGGYLELWSSALKKASGKKTRPVVEPTPRDGRFSDPEWNSNPFFDAIKQAYLLASNWAEKMVEEAEIDSHTKHKAEFYVRQIASAISPSNFVLTNPELLRTTLATNGDNLVRGMKMLAEDIEAGGGDLKIRQTDDSKFQVGENLAVTPGKVIFQNELMQLIQYAPQTETVLATPVVIVPPWINKFYVLDLTAEKSFIRWAVANGLTVFVVSWVNPGPELARKGFEDYMKSGVLTAFDVAKKAAGTNDLHAVGYCVGGTMLAMTLAWLAASGKDAGVASTTFLTTQVDFTHAGDLKVFIDEEQVANLERKMLESGFMEGRKMANAFNMLRANDLIWPYVVNNYLKGQAPFPFDILYWNSDSTRLPAANHSFYLRNCYLDNKLAQGSLLLAGKLLDLKRINLPIYSVATREDHIAPAASVFLGVQLLGNPGRFVLAGSGHIAGVINPPARGKYQYWTGGTPKGKIENWIAKAQMHPGSWWPDWLSWIEEQDGRRVPARIPGEGPFPAIEDAPGSYVKVKS, encoded by the coding sequence ATGATGGAGGAAGGCGGCCGCGCCATGGCCGCCTATCTGCGCCCGCGCGAGGACGGACGCATCAAAGACGACGTGGCCGAGGACCTCGCCGACGTCGCCAAGACCATCGGCAATGTCGCCGAGTACTGGCTGGCCGATCCCCAGCGCACGGTGGAGGCGCAGTCCCGGCTGATCGGCGGCTATCTGGAGCTGTGGTCGTCCGCGCTCAAGAAGGCCAGCGGCAAGAAGACCCGTCCGGTGGTCGAGCCGACACCGCGCGACGGGCGCTTTTCCGACCCGGAATGGAACAGCAACCCCTTCTTCGACGCCATCAAGCAGGCCTATCTGCTCGCCTCCAACTGGGCGGAGAAGATGGTCGAGGAAGCCGAGATCGACTCCCACACCAAGCACAAGGCGGAGTTCTATGTGCGCCAGATCGCCAGTGCGATCTCGCCCTCCAACTTCGTGCTGACCAATCCCGAACTGCTGCGCACCACGCTCGCCACCAATGGCGACAATCTGGTGCGCGGCATGAAGATGCTGGCCGAGGACATCGAGGCCGGCGGCGGCGACCTGAAGATCCGCCAGACCGACGATTCCAAGTTCCAGGTCGGCGAGAACCTCGCCGTCACCCCGGGCAAGGTGATCTTCCAGAACGAGCTGATGCAGCTCATCCAGTACGCGCCGCAAACCGAGACGGTGCTGGCGACCCCGGTGGTGATCGTCCCGCCCTGGATCAACAAGTTCTACGTGCTCGACCTCACCGCCGAAAAATCCTTCATCCGCTGGGCGGTGGCCAACGGGCTGACAGTGTTCGTCGTCTCCTGGGTCAACCCGGGTCCCGAGCTCGCCCGCAAGGGCTTCGAGGACTACATGAAGTCCGGCGTCCTGACCGCCTTCGACGTCGCCAAGAAGGCGGCCGGCACGAATGACCTGCACGCCGTGGGCTATTGCGTCGGCGGCACCATGCTGGCGATGACGCTGGCCTGGCTGGCGGCCTCCGGCAAGGATGCCGGCGTCGCCAGCACGACTTTCCTCACCACCCAGGTCGACTTCACCCATGCGGGCGACCTGAAGGTTTTCATCGACGAGGAGCAGGTCGCCAATCTCGAACGCAAGATGCTGGAATCCGGCTTCATGGAGGGGCGCAAGATGGCGAACGCCTTCAACATGCTGCGCGCCAACGACCTGATCTGGCCCTATGTCGTGAACAACTACCTGAAGGGGCAGGCGCCGTTCCCGTTCGACATCCTGTACTGGAACTCGGATTCCACCCGGCTGCCGGCGGCCAACCACTCCTTCTATCTGCGCAATTGCTACCTCGACAACAAGCTGGCGCAGGGCAGCCTTCTACTCGCCGGCAAGCTGCTCGACCTCAAGCGTATCAACCTGCCGATCTACTCCGTGGCGACCCGCGAGGACCACATCGCTCCGGCCGCTTCCGTGTTCCTCGGCGTGCAGCTGCTGGGCAATCCGGGACGCTTCGTGCTCGCCGGCTCGGGCCATATCGCCGGCGTCATCAACCCGCCCGCGCGCGGCAAGTACCAGTACTGGACCGGCGGCACGCCGAAAGGGAAGATCGAGAACTGGATCGCCAAGGCGCAGATGCATCCCGGCTCATGGTGGCCGGACTGGCTTTCCTGGATCGAGGAACAGGACGGACGGCGGGTGCCCGCCCGCATCCCGGGCGAGGGCCCCTTCCCCGCCATCGAGGACGCGCCGGGCAGCTATGTGAAGGTGAAGTCCTAG
- the argC gene encoding N-acetyl-gamma-glutamyl-phosphate reductase has translation MTDSKARIAILGASGYTGSELVRLLLRHPRVEIVALTADRKAGQSMAEVFPQFAPFALPRLVTIEQVEWSGVDLVFCALPHGTTQLVIKKVFETAPHVKVVDLSADFRLRDDGAYERWYGHPHQALELQQEAVYGLVELYRDDIRKARLVANPGCYTTTAILPVVPLIEAGAIEPDSIVVDAKSGVTGAGRSAKENLLYTEVTDGMHAYGVGGHRHMAELDQEFSRAAGRSIVPSFTPHLVPMSRGIYATIYLKTGAGIGAEGVHRVLSDFYRGQPFVHVLPLGQVPQSRFVKGSNMTFIGVVQDRAPDRVIVVSTIDNLVKGASGQAVQNMNLVLGYPETTGLEQIALFP, from the coding sequence ATGACGGACAGCAAGGCGCGGATCGCGATTCTCGGGGCCTCGGGCTATACGGGCTCGGAACTCGTGCGACTGTTGCTGCGCCATCCCCGCGTCGAGATCGTCGCGCTGACCGCCGACCGCAAGGCGGGCCAGTCCATGGCCGAGGTGTTCCCGCAATTCGCGCCCTTCGCGCTGCCCCGGCTCGTCACCATCGAGCAGGTGGAGTGGAGCGGCGTCGACCTCGTCTTCTGCGCGCTGCCGCATGGCACCACGCAACTCGTCATCAAGAAGGTGTTCGAGACCGCGCCGCATGTGAAGGTGGTCGATCTCTCCGCCGATTTCCGGCTGCGCGACGACGGCGCCTATGAACGCTGGTACGGCCACCCGCACCAGGCGCTGGAACTGCAGCAGGAAGCCGTCTATGGCCTCGTCGAGCTGTACCGGGACGACATCCGCAAGGCGCGGCTTGTCGCCAATCCGGGCTGCTACACCACGACCGCCATCCTGCCGGTGGTGCCGCTGATCGAGGCCGGCGCCATCGAGCCCGATTCCATCGTCGTCGATGCCAAGAGCGGCGTCACCGGCGCGGGCCGCTCCGCCAAGGAGAACCTGCTCTACACCGAGGTGACGGACGGCATGCACGCTTATGGCGTGGGCGGCCACCGCCACATGGCCGAACTTGACCAGGAATTCTCCCGGGCGGCCGGGCGCAGCATTGTGCCGAGCTTCACGCCGCACCTCGTGCCGATGAGCCGGGGCATCTACGCCACCATCTACCTGAAGACCGGCGCCGGAATCGGTGCCGAGGGCGTGCACCGGGTGCTGTCGGACTTCTATCGCGGCCAGCCCTTCGTGCATGTGCTCCCGCTCGGCCAGGTGCCGCAGTCGCGCTTCGTGAAGGGGTCCAACATGACCTTCATCGGCGTGGTGCAGGACCGCGCGCCCGACCGCGTGATCGTGGTCTCGACGATCGACAATCTGGTCAAGGGCGCCTCCGGGCAGGCGGTGCAGAACATGAACCTCGTGCTCGGCTACCCGGAGACGACGGGGCTGGAGCAGATCGCTCTGTTCCCGTGA